One Coffea arabica cultivar ET-39 chromosome 5c, Coffea Arabica ET-39 HiFi, whole genome shotgun sequence DNA window includes the following coding sequences:
- the LOC140007156 gene encoding uncharacterized protein yields MEACLGRNDLWEPIEDDYEVLPLLNNPTIAQMKHHNERRQRRLKVKASLYAIVTFTIFSRIVTLKTAHEIWNFLKNEYEGDEKSKGMQVLNLIREFEMQKMKGSEIIKDYSNRLLDIVNKVRLLGTNFSDSRIVQKILVTIPEKFEPTTMALENSKDLSCITLAELLNALQAQEQRRLMRQEESVEGAFQAISQTTTGART; encoded by the coding sequence ATGGAAGCCTGTCTTGGTAGAAATGATTTGTGGGAGCCTATAGAAGATGATTATGAAGTACTTCCTCTTCTAAACAATCCAACAATTGCTCAAATGAAACACCATAATGAGAGGAGACAAAGGAGATTGAAAGTCAAAGCAAGTCTATATGCAATTGTCACATTCACAATCTTTTCAAGAATCGTGACATTGAAAACGGCGCATGAgatctggaatttcttgaagaATGAATATGAAGGAGATGAAAAAAGCAAAGGGATGCAAGTGTTGAACTTGATTCGAGAATTTGAGATGCAGAAGATGAAAGGATCAGAAATTATCAAGGACTATTCTAATAGACTCCTTGACATAGTCAATAAAGTAAGACTTCTTGGTACTAATTTTTCTGATTCTAGAATAGTTCAAAAAATTCTAGTTACAATTCCTGAAAAGTTTGAGCCTACAACCATGGCCttggaaaactcaaaagatctgTCATGTATCACCTTGGCAGAATTGTTAAATGCACTACAGGCACAAGAACAAAGAAGGCTGATGAGGCAAGAAGAATCAGTGGAAGGTGCCTTTCAAGCCATATCACAAACAACAACAGGGGCAAGAACATGA
- the LOC113691045 gene encoding thymidine kinase a-like isoform X2 produces the protein MLMISRIKWVLQNPLFLHHHPIKNPSFLLKTPTRNPRFFAVKPLLNPQPSHQQHHHHCQMRGLKSEATSAAAAASSSGEIHVIVGPMFAGKTSTLLRRIKTESSNGRSVAVIKSDKDTRYALDLIVTHDGEKLPCWPLANLSSFRQKLGSEAYDKLDVIGIDEAQFFEDLYDFCREAADLDGKTVIVAGLDGDYLRRSFGSVLQVIPLADSVTKLNARCELCGRQAFFTLRKTEETETELIAGAEVYMPVCRKHYVSGQVVKEAAKTVLESQRVQCGAVV, from the exons ATGCTGATGATTTCAAGAATCAAATGGGTTCTCCAAAATCCCCTTTTTTTGCACCACCACCCCATCAAAAACCCATCTTTTCTCCTAAAAACACCAACAAGAAATCCTCGTTTTTTTGCCGTTAAACCCTTGTTAAACCCTCAACCTAGTCATCAGCAACATCATCACCATTGTCAGATGCGAGGCTTGAAATCAGAAGCTacttctgctgctgctgctgcttcttCTTCCGGTGAAATTCACGTGATTGTGGGGCCCATGTTTGCTGGAAAAACTTCCACTCTTCTCAGGAGGATTAAGACCGAGAGCAGCAATGGAAG AAGTGTTGCAGTTATAAAATCTGATAAGGACACTAGATATGCATTGGATTTAATTGTTACACATGATGGAGAAAAATTGCCATGCTGGCCATTGGCAAATCTTTCATCATTCAGACAAAAGCTTGGTAGTGAGGCATATGATAAG CTAGACGTTATTGGTATAGACGAGGCACAATTTTTTGAAGACCTTTATGATTTCTGCCGTGAAGCTGCTGACCTCGATGGGAAGACTGTGATTGTTGCTGGATTGGATGGTGACTATCTAAG GAGGAGTTTTGGGTCTGTGCTTCAAGTTATACCCCTGGCGGACTCTGTAACCAAGTTAAATGCTCGGTGTGAGCTCTGTGGTAGACAAGCTTTCTTTACATTGAGAAAGACAGAGGAGACTGAAACAGAACTAATCGCTGGGGCTGAAGTGTACATGCCCGTGTGTCGAAAACACTATGTGAGCGGACAAGTGGTCAAAGAAGCTGCAAAGACTGTGTTAGAATCTCAAAGGGTTCAATGTGGTGCAGTTGTGTAG
- the LOC113691045 gene encoding pentatricopeptide repeat-containing protein At4g16470-like isoform X1, translating to MLMISRIKWVLQNPLFLHHHPIKNPSFLLKTPTRNPRFFAVKPLLNPQPSHQQHHHHCQMRGLKSEATSAAAAASSSGEIHVIVGPMFAGKTSTLLRRIKTESSNGSFQADAREIALQLDKSLKDLCFSGRVVEAVRMLCHARVQVESETYSLLLQDCIFRKDYSLGKKIHWQMIIIGCVPNEYLNVKLLILYAKAGDLNLAHILFDKLQMKSLVSWNSMIAGYVQIGLEEVGLSMFHKMRKNGLIPDHYSFASVFRACASLAILEQGRQAHALWIKCQISGNLVVNSALMDMYFKCSSLSEGHIVFEKFLDRHIVTWSALISGYGQHGRVVEVIESFHRMLDEGFRPNHVTFLAVLSACSHGGLVNKGWEYFTSMTRDYGIQPKGKHYAAMVDLLGRAGRLADAYEFVVNSPCKEHPVVWGALLGACKNHGNMDLAKIAAKNFFKLEPGSAGKYVVLSNAYASFGLWDNVAEIRSVMNESGMRKEPGYSMIEIQREAHFFFMEHNIHEKTEELHQLIEDLTCVLKDMGYAPDVSK from the exons ATGCTGATGATTTCAAGAATCAAATGGGTTCTCCAAAATCCCCTTTTTTTGCACCACCACCCCATCAAAAACCCATCTTTTCTCCTAAAAACACCAACAAGAAATCCTCGTTTTTTTGCCGTTAAACCCTTGTTAAACCCTCAACCTAGTCATCAGCAACATCATCACCATTGTCAGATGCGAGGCTTGAAATCAGAAGCTacttctgctgctgctgctgcttcttCTTCCGGTGAAATTCACGTGATTGTGGGGCCCATGTTTGCTGGAAAAACTTCCACTCTTCTCAGGAGGATTAAGACCGAGAGCAGCAATGGAAG TTTTCAGGCCGATGCTAGAGAGATTGCCCTTCAGTTGGATAAGAGTTTGAAGGATCTCTGTTTTTCAGGAAGAGTAGTGGAAGCTGTTCGGATGTTATGCCATGCACGGGTTCAAGTAGAATCGGAAACTTATTCTCTTCTTTTGCAAGACTGTATCTTCAGGAAAGATTATagtttgggaaaaaaaatccattgGCAAATGATAATCATTGGATGTGTTCCCAATGAATATCTAAATGTTAAATTGTTGATTTTATATGCAAAGGCAGGAGATCTTAATCTAGCCCATATTCTTTTTGACAAgttacaaatgaaaagcttggTCTCATGGAATTCGATGATTGCAGGCTATGTGCAGATAGGGTTGGAAGAGGTGGGTTTGAGCATGTTCCATAAGATGAGAAAAAATGGTTTGATACCAGACCACTATTCCTTTGCATCAGTCTTTAGGGCTTGTGCTTCTTTAGCAATCCTGGAACAGGGCAGGCAAGCCCATGCTTTGTGGATCAAGTGTCAAATTAGTGGAAACCTTGTAGTTAATAGTGCTCTCATGGATATGTATTTCAAGTGTAGTAGTCTCTCTGAAGGGCATATTGTATTTGAGAAGTTTTTAGATAGACATATTGTTACCTGGTCGGCTTTGATATCTGGTTATGGACAACATGGAAGAGTGGTAGAGGTTATAGAATCCTTTCATAGGATGTTAGATGAAGGTTTTAGACCCAACCATGTTACATTTCTTGCAGTTCTTTCTGCTTGTAGCCATGGAGGATTGGTGAACAAAGGCTGGGAATACTTTACCTCAATGACTAGAGATTATGGAATTCAGCCAAAGGGAAAACATTATGCAGCAATGGTTGATCTGTTAGGGCGTGCTGGTAGGTTAGCAGATGCTTATGAGTTTGTCGTGAATTCACCTTGTAAGGAACACCCTGTTGTATGGGGTGCTTTACTTGGAGCTTGTAAGAATCATGGAAATATGGACTTGGCAAAGATTGCTGCGAAGAACTTCTTTAAGTTGGAACCTGGAAGTGCTGGAAAGTATGTTGTCTTATCAAATGCTTATGCTTCTTTTGGTTTGTGGGATAATGTAGCTGAGATTAGGAGTGTGATGAATGAATCTGGGATGAGGAAGGAGCCTGGTTATAGCATGATTGAAATTCAAAGGGAGGCTCACTTTTTCTTTATGGAGCATAATATTCATGAGAAAACGGAGGAGTTGCATCAGTTAATTGAAGATCTGACTTGTGTTCTAAAAGATATGGGGTATGCTCCTGATGTAAGTAAATAG